Genomic segment of Nostoc sp. GT001:
AATACTTATGTAAAAGTGCTATTGAGGATGATATTCAAACTGATATTTATCAAGCCACTCTTATTCACAAAGAATTTGCCCAAGCTCTCAATGTAGTGATTTTGGTCAAAACCAATCTTAAAACTAATGCTTGCAGCCATGTAATTATTTTTTCTAGCGACCTAACTCTGTCATTTGAAAAAATTATCGACTATTACAAACTCCGTTTCCAAATCGAGTTTAATTTTAGGGATGCCAAGCAGTTTTGGGGATTGGAAGATTTTATGAACCTGAGCCAAACTGCCGTGACTAATGCTTCTAATTTAGCATTTTTTATGGTCAATTTATCCCACCATCTTCTCGCTGATTTCCAGCAACTCAATCCCGGTTCTGGCATTATTGACCTTAAGGCTTACCATCGTGGTTTTCGATATGTTCGTGAAATGTTAAAAATGCTTCCCGAAATCCCTGAGCCTATTTTATTAACCCAGATTTTTGCCAAGCTTACTTCTTTAGGACGTATTCATCCCGTTTCCACTGGCGTTGAACCCTCGTAAATTGGCAGAGGTATTGAGCTACTGTCCCTGATCGTCCCTGACAAACCGATGCAATCTCAGGAGTTGCACGAATCGCTTCTGGTTCCGCTTTAGCCTGCACAGGATTAGTAAATAAGGTGTTGATCTGAGTCGTGCCATTCAATCCGAACTGCGAACTAGCTGTAATTTTGCTATCAGGAGAAAGAAATAGTCCTTTGGTGTCGATTTTTATATTACCGCCTTCCCCTTCAAAAGCATTTGCTGTGATGGTGCTATTTTTTATTGCAACTAGGATATTTGTGTTAATAGTGATGTTGCCGCCGTCGCCATTACCCCCAGCAGTTGCAGTAATAATACTGTCAAGTAATTTTAAGTCACCAGAGTGTAAGAAAATGTCGCCTCCTTCGCCATTTGTGCCCCTCTCTGTGCCAGCTGTGATAGTACCTCTGTCTAGATTGATACTGTCTGCGTTGATTCGGAGGGTTCCTGCATTTCCTTGTCCTGGCTGAAAGTTGAGATTTTTTGGAATTTTTTCACCACCAATATTTACTCTCCCACCATCAGTGACAGTTAATCGTTCTGCTTCGATTGTCAGATTTCCGGCCTTTCCAGTTCCTCCAGTTCGAGCNNNTATTCTGCTAGGAGAATTACCAGTTAATGACTTTCCGGTTACTTGCACTTCTTTGTCAGCAGTGATAGATACGTTGCCTCCCGAACCCTGCCCAAATGTGCCTGATGATATCACTCCTCCAGAGCGTAGACTTAACCGCGCAGTTTCAATCTTGATGTTACCGCCAGATCCGGTAGATCCTCGTTGGGCCAAACTTGTTATGGAACTGCCTGCATTCGCTGTTGGTTTTCGCAGCACTTCTACTGAATCATGAGCTAAGACTCCTATGGAACCAGCATTTCCGAAGCCATACGTACCAGCAGCGATCCCTGCTCCATCCCGGACATTTAACCGCCCAGTTTCAATATTGATGTTGCCACCAGATCCGGTAGCTCTTGGGTAAACTAGGCTCGATATACCAGTGTTGAAAAACGAATCAACTTCTGTTAATCCTACAAGGTTCACTGAATCTGAAGCATTAATTTTCAATGTTCCTCCCGTTCCTGCTCCTAATGTGCTGGACTCAATCTGAGAACCACCGTCTAGCATTAGCTTCATGGCTTGTATTTGTATATTGCCACCACCATTTCCACTGGCATCAACTGCTGCTGCTCCAGACAACTGGATCTCTCCAAAGGCTGAGATGCTTGAATATCCCAACGTCCAGCCTTTATCTGTAGGAATCAGGTTGACCAAACCCGCTCCAGCCACGCTGCCTAATTCAATCTGTCCCCCTGTTGTTTTAAGCGTTCCACGTGAGAGTACTATATCACCACCCACCAAAGCTAAGGTTTGATTTGGCTGCACGCGCAAACCAGAACTAGTATCTATGAGGTCTGAAGTTTTTCTTATACCTTGGCCGTCTCCAAAGACGCGAATATTTCCAGGATTTGTCCCAAATCCTAATCCCACAGGCACGCTCACTGTCAACAACGGTTCTGCACCACTAAGGGGTTTAGCATCGAAGGAGATGCCATCAGCAAATTTAATATTACTAGCAGTAGTGCCGAAAAACGAGCCGCCAATGTTCAGTGAAGCATTCGGCCTAAAAATAATCCCATTGGGATTAATAAGAAATACGTTGGCTATGCCGTTAGCTCGAATTAAACCATCAATATTAGATATTGAGCTACCCGTCACTCTTGTCAAAATGTTTTGGATATCTGGGGCATTTTTGAAGTAGACTGCGCTTCCTGTGGGTACAGAAAACTGTCCAAAGCTATGGAACAAATTGCTTCCGACTTGGGTTCCTCCCGTTATCGCACTGGTATTATTACTCTCTCGTGTGACGCTGGAGTTGACTCTTAGGGTTACATCGGGAACAATTTGTGCCGCAATTGGCTCCCAAGGCAATAGACAAAACAAGGTGCTGCCCTTAATAAGCCAGGATAAAGCTTTTGTCATAAATCATGGTAAAAGTTTCTCGGTTGGTCTCTGAATTATTTTTAGTACAGACTTGCACCCTACACCCGAATGATTACCAATTATACAGATTAATAGTAGCGATAGCGTCTTGTCAAATTGGATTGGAGACAGAGGCTTTTTCTCTAGTGGTAAAACTGT
This window contains:
- a CDS encoding filamentous hemagglutinin N-terminal domain-containing protein, with the translated sequence MTKALSWLIKGSTLFCLLPWEPIAAQIVPDVTLRVNSSVTRESNNTSAITGGTQVGSNLFHSFGQFSVPTGSAVYFKNAPDIQNILTRVTGSSISNIDGLIRANGIANVFLINPNGIIFRPNASLNIGGSFFGTTASNIKFADGISFDAKPLSGAEPLLTVSVPVGLGFGTNPGNIRVFGDGQGIRKTSDLIDTSSGLRVQPNQTLALVGGDIVLSRGTLKTTGGQIELGSVAGAGLVNLIPTDKGWTLGYSSISAFGEIQLSGAAAVDASGNGGGNIQIQAMKLMLDGGSQIESSTLGAGTGGTLKINASDSVNLVGLTEVDSFFNTGISSLVYPRATGSGGNINIETGRLNVRDGAGIAAGTYGFGNAGSIGVLAHDSVEVLRKPTANAGSSITSLAQRGSTGSGGNIKIETARLSLRSGGVISSGTFGQGSGGNVSITADKEVQVTGKSLTGNSPSRIXARTGGTGKAGNLTIEAERLTVTDGGRVNIGGEKIPKNLNFQPGQGNAGTLRINADSINLDRGTITAGTERGTNGEGGDIFLHSGDLKLLDSIITATAGGNGDGGNITINTNILVAIKNSTITANAFEGEGGNIKIDTKGLFLSPDSKITASSQFGLNGTTQINTLFTNPVQAKAEPEAIRATPEIASVCQGRSGTVAQYLCQFTRVQRQWKRDEYVLKK